In a single window of the Bacteroidota bacterium genome:
- a CDS encoding tRNA (adenosine(37)-N6)-threonylcarbamoyltransferase complex ATPase subunit type 1 TsaE — MENIELNTLNDLPKVAREILKYCSTRKIVAFYGAMGVGKTTVIKAICKELQSVDEVTSPTFALVNEYHTQ, encoded by the coding sequence ATGGAAAATATAGAACTCAATACCTTAAATGATTTACCCAAAGTCGCAAGGGAAATATTGAAATATTGCAGTACCCGCAAAATAGTTGCCTTCTATGGTGCAATGGGCGTTGGAAAAACAACGGTCATTAAAGCTATTTGTAAAGAATTACAATCTGTGGATGAGGTTACCAGTCCAACTTTTGCCTTGGTTAATGAATATCACACTCAAAG